The Pochonia chlamydosporia 170 chromosome 1, whole genome shotgun sequence genome window below encodes:
- a CDS encoding adenylosuccinate synthetase protein (similar to Togninia minima UCRPA7 XP_007916601.1), producing MPTTVILGSQWGDEGKGKLTDILATDAQLCARAAGGHNAGHQIVTQGVSYSFHLLPSGLINPNCTNLIGSGVVFHVPSFFSELKELDEKGLPQVYDRILVSDRVHINLDLHLAVDGLEEVELGEHKIGTTGRGIGPCYSTKAARSGIRLAEVFNTELFELKLRRLASGFAKRYGDLLRYDVEDEIARFREYRPKLARFAIDAVPFMQSAQENNMNILVEGANIQPELGWAVSKLKISEKLARNSRNWARNGERPLVDGVVVVDLVVLRYSMAINYYTALNLTKLDVLDTFETIKIAVAYKDPESGEELVSYPSDPDTLDRAHVVYHEMPGWKRPTTNVKTFDDLPKQAQDYVKFIESFIGVKVKWIGTGPDRESMIKK from the exons GAGATGAAGGG AAAGGAAAGCTGACGGACATTCTTGCTACTGACGCGCAACTCTGTGCGCGAGCCGCC GGAGGTCACAACGCAGGGCATCAAATTGT TACCCAGGGTGTGTCATACAG TTTCCACCTTCTTCCTTCTGGTCTTATCAACCCGAATTG CACGAACTTGATTGGTTCGGGTGTTGTTTTCCATGT CCCATCATTCTTCAGCGAGCTCAAGGAACTTGATGAGAAAGGCCTTCCCCAAGTTTACGATCGCATTCTCGTCTCGGACCGAGTTCATATCAACTTGGACCTTCACCTTGCTGTCGATGGCcttgaagaggttgagctTGGAG AGCATAAAATTGGAACCACAGGTCGTGGAATTGGCCCATGTTACAGTACAAAGGCTGCA CGAAGTGGTATTCGATTAGCAGAGGTCTTCAACACTGAGCTGTTTGAGTTAAAACTTCGGCGACTTGCATCAGGCTTCGCCAAGAGATATGGGGACTTATTGAG ATATGACGTTGAGGACGAAATCGCCCGTTTTAGAGAATATCGTCCGAAGCTTGCTAGATTCGCCATCGATGCCGTGCCCTTCATGCAGTCTGCCCAAGAGAACAACATGAACATTCTTGTGGAGGGTGCCAAC ATACAACCCGAGTTGGGATGGGCAGTTTCAAAACTGAAGATCTCGGAGA AGTTGGCACGAAACTCCAGGAATTGGGCAAGGAATGG GGAACGTCCACTGGTCGACGGCGTCGTTGTGGTTG ATCTTGTGGTCCTTCGATATAGCATGGCTATCAATTATTATACAGCACTTAACTTAACTAAG CTGGACGTGCTGGATACATTCGAGACGATTAAGATCGCTGTGGCGTACAAGGACCCTGAATCCGGTGAG GAGTTGGTTTCGTACCCTTCGGATCCTGATACTCTCGATCGAGCTCATGTTGTTTATCATGAGATGCCGGGGTGGAAGAGACCGACCACGAACGTGAAGACCTTCGATGATCTTCCCAAGCAGGCGCAAGACTATGTCAAG TTCATTGAAAGCTTTATTGGAGTTAAG GTAAAATGGATTGGCACTGGCCCTGACCGGGAGAGCATGATAAAGAAATAA
- a CDS encoding WD domain-containing protein (similar to Neurospora crassa OR74A XP_956209.3) has translation MANNARRVLDAPNLRDDFYCSVLAYSLCCQTLAMGLGNVVYTWSDEEGVRSVNGSQQDNTWLTSISFAAGEGSKALFAAGRSDGTFVVMSLLESSPRFEIRQHRSISCLSWRPCCTLRLSTNPRNSNTLVCTEDLVVGDECGDLYYYLVEWPPLSDSTRDDCPGSISLVARISIHSQQICGLAWSPTGDLFASGGNDNMCSLFNINEILAPQHLGLRQEGQNRYNAYLDDIVDTSIQEQITPDEPQLYLDWGDGRGFAHPDATVSDEATTIPPATVRSLVSGCQRQVWAHQAAVKAIAFCPWLEGLVATGGGSNDKRIHFFHTASGSSLATIPVAAQVTSLIWSNTKREIAATFGYAHPEHPYRIAVFSWPDCSQTAAIPWDDDLRALHAVPYPCFLNGSKGADETGGRVNECIVVASSDETVKFHQIWSTEGSRAVTRPGMYGGSDILEDLQGIIKEGDVIR, from the coding sequence ATGGCTAATAATGCCCGTAGGGTCTTGGATGCTCCTAATTTGCGAGACGACTTTTATTGCTCGGTTCTTGCGTATTCGCTTTGTTGTCAAACCCTGGCTATGGGCTTGGGAAATGTTGTGTACACTTGGTCTGACGAAGAGGGTGTCCGCTCCGTAAATGGTTCTCAGCAAGATAATACTTGGCTGACATCAATATCATTTGCCGCCGGTGAAGGAAGCAAGGCTCTTTTTGCTGCTGGGAGATCAGATGGCACGTTTGTTGTGATGTCGTTATTGGAATCATCTCCTCGCTTTGAGATACGGCAACATCGCTCAATTTCTTGTCTTAGTTGGCGCCCTTGCTGCACCTTGCGACTTTCCACCAATCCTCGAAATTCGAATACACTGGTATGTACAGAAGACCTGGTTGTCGGAGATGAGTGCGGAGACTTGTATTACTACTTAGTTGAGTGGCCACCATTATCAGACAGCACAAGAGATGACTGCCCAGGGTCGATATCCCTTGTAGCTCGAATTTCGATACATAGCCAGCAAATATGCGGCCTAGCATGGTCACCCACGGGAGATCTGTTTGCTTCTGGTGGCAATGACAACATGTGTTCCCTTTTCAATATCAATGAGATCTTGGCGCCTCAACATCTCGGTTTACGTCAGGAAGGCCAAAACAGATACAATGCCTACCTTGATGACATAGTAGACACTTCAATACAGGAACAGATAACACCGGATGAACCACAGTTATACCTCGATTGGGGAGATGGGCGCGGATTCGCTCATCCAGACGCAACAGTATCGGACGAAGCAACGACGATTCCACCAGCGACTGTCCGAAGCCTTGTTTCCGGATGTCAACGCCAGGTTTGGGCCCATCAGGCAGCTGTCAAAGCTATCGCATTCTGTCCGTGGCTCGAGGGGCTTGTTGCGACAGGTGGTGGCTCAAACGACAAACGCATTCACTTCTTTCATACGGCTTCCGGGTCCTCACTTGCCACGATTCCAGTCGCAGCCCAGGTCACGTCGCTGATTTGGTCAAACACCAAGCGCGAAATAGCTGCCACCTTTGGCTATGCCCATCCGGAGCACCCGTACCGCATCGCTGTGTTCAGTTGGCCAGATTGTTCACAAACCGCAGCCATACCGTGGGACGATGATTTGCGTGCGTTGCATGCCGTTCCTTATCCGTGTTTTCTCAATGGATCCAAAGGAGCCGACGAAACTGGCGGGAGGGTGAATGAGTGTATTGTGGTGGCATCCAGCGACGAAACCGTGAAATTTCACCAAATTTGGTCGACGGAAGGGAGCAGGGCAGTCACCAGACCTGGTATGTACGGCGGCAGCGACATTCTTGAAGATTTGCAAGGCATTATAAAAGAGGGTGATGTGATACGTTGA
- a CDS encoding SNARE complex subunit (Syn8) (similar to Metarhizium robertsii ARSEF 23 XP_007818876.2), producing MTKPSQLYLLADHIKLSLLERQRASSLNLDNDTQDGHISRSLDQLRSGLASLEQGHSEHGQENDAEWAESLVNLRRQLEDLTAQFHGFTSASIEHTLTEPNTNELAADFSHAASRRSKSVRFSDTPAPQAETQFGPYRDDPASDSAGYHDQAVDMTNQQLHQYHSQILEEQDEQLDRLGESIGRQREISMQIGDELESHVAILDEMDTTVDRHQSRLDRAKGVMGKVAKGAGENKQMTAIVVLIIILILLIAILK from the exons ATGACGAAACCCAGCCAGCTATATCTCCTGGCGGACCACATCAAGCTTTCATTATTGGAGCGACAGCGTGCAAGCAGCCTCAATTTGGACAACGACACTCAAGACGGACACATCTCGCGGTCACTGGATCAGCTGCGCTCTGGCCTTGCGTCACTGGAACAAGGGCATTCTGAGCATGGACAGGAGAACGATGCAGA ATGGGCGGAGTCTCTGGTGAATCTGCGCAGGCAATTAGAAGACTTAACAGCCCAGTTTCATGGCTTCACTAGCGCCTCGATAGAACATACTCTCACGGAACCTAACACGAACGAATTAGCGGCAGACTTCTCCCACGCGGCATCTCGAAGATCTAAATCAGTTCGCTTCAGCGATACGCCTGCGCCGCAGGCAGAAACACAATTTGGGCCATACCGAGACGACCCTGCGTCTGATTCCGCGGGTTATCATGACCAAGCTGTTGATATGACTAATCAACAGCTGCATCAATACCACTCCCAGATTTTagaagaacaagatgaaCAACTCGACCGTCTGGGAGAGTCTATTGGTCGTCAAAGAGAAATAAGTATGCAGATTGGTGACGAATTAGAGAGCCATGTCGCTATTCTAGATGAGATGGACACCACTGTCGACCGGCATCAGAGCCGTTTAGACCGAGCAAAAGGCGTAATGGGAAAAGTAGCGAAGGGGGCTGGAGAGAATAAGCAGATGACGGCCATAGTTGTGCTTATCATCATTTTGATACTGCTGATTGCGATACTGAAGTAG
- a CDS encoding 3-phosphoinositide-dependent protein kinase 1 (similar to Aspergillus terreus NIH2624 XP_001213308.1), with protein sequence MNGDISLSRALGGLRIANPDEAGNGIRPDSSANAHDPDSKSTTTARDNIDNDAVNTTAEERSYAKYKETAIDAGRSNSSTATPLPVTNSRDAASTRDKIVLDGQRFPNPTHQESPAVAFNTGIPARESSMASANRFSTSPGRSLGRVTTDELPINQSSEDWKDRGAAVGLRREIDSSGRMVVRQIKKGVRDFSFGRILGEGSYSTVYLATDRQTLKEYAIKVLEKRHIIKEKKIKYVNIEKNTLNRLTEHPGIVRLYYTFQDEASLYYVLDLCNGGELLGVLKKTGTFDVDCVRFYGAQILDAIDYMHSRGVIHRDLKPENVLLDDQMHVKITDFGTAKLLGDPRESTAANSIDRGGAVSRSQRGIEEDSRAASFVGTAEYVSPELLTHKSAGKASDLWAFGCIIYQLFAGRPPFKAGSEYLTFQKIVNLEYDFPAGFPPPARDLIERCLVLDPARRLTIEHIKNHEFFDGQQFGKGLWRAKAPRLRPYIPPAQEPNIIQLNGFPSSAGKSNNNNQTPRPTPQPQTATNVGSSRPVRIITELPPPTQLDIEWSPVLTKNNERILRLGDLMVVSTPLPNSIHRKGSDEGHKKLSRFFGGSTTKKRQRLVMVTSSGRIVLAPAGGEEKRAKQELSLLTSDATWRTQLDAKGQLIWCVDTAGYHYTFEETKLSVNSDEERPSADEWVECLEKARDMALSQGANPPSNDGPFADISSAVSSPASTLGSRAQYQEGNSPHDRNGRNHLSKNQPGHDDLTSKRNRFSKRHSRNGLGSAF encoded by the exons ATGAATGGGGACATAAGCCTCTCTCGGGCACTTGGCGGACTCCGAATAGCTAACCCCGATGAGGCCGGTAATGGTATTCGCCCTGACTCTTCCGCAAATGCTCATGATCCCGACTCCAAATCTACAACCACAGCTCgcgacaacattgacaatgatgcaGTAAACACCACTGCGGAAGAGCGAAGCTACGCCAAGTACAAAGAAACGGCCATCGATGCTGGCAGATCAAACTCCAGCACAGCCACTCCATTGCCTGTCACGAACAGCCGCGATGCCGCTTCAACTCGAGATAAGATTGTTCTCGATGGCCAACGGTTCCCCAATCCGACACATCAAGAATCCCCAGCAGTTGCATTCAATACCGGAATCCCAGCTCGTGAAAGCTCTATGGCATCCGCAAATCGCTTTTCCACGTCACCTGGCAGAAGTTTGGGCCGAGTAACGACTGACGAGCTACCCATAAATCAGTCCAGCGAAGACTGGAAAGATCGGGGTGCAGCTGTTGGCCTTCGCCGCGAAATCGACAGTTCCGGCCGCATGGTAGTTCGGCAGATCAAAAAGGGTGTCCGTGACTTCTCCTTCGGTCGCATCTTGGGAGAAGGCTCCTACAGCACGGTCTACCTTGCCACCGATCGGCAGACCCTGAAGGAGTACGCAATCAAAGTCCTTGAGAAAAGACATATaatcaaggagaagaagatcaaaTACGTGAATATTGAGAAAAATACGCTCAATCGCCTCACAGAACATCCTGGAATTGTACGACTCTATTACACATTCCAAGATGAAGCGTCTTTATACTATGTGCTTGATCTGTGCAACGGTGGAGAACTATTAGGGGTTTTAAAGAAAACCGGAACCTTCGACGTGGATTGCGTCAGGTTTTATGGTGCGCAGATACTGGATGCAATCGACTACATGCATTCTCGGGGGGTTATTCATCGTGATTTGAAACCTGAGAACGTTTTGCTGGACGACCAAATGCATGTTAAGATAACCGACTTTGGGACCGCGAAACTTCTCGGCGATCCTCGTGAAAGTACAGCAGCAAACTCAATTGACCGTGGCGGCGCAGTCAGTCGATCACAACGGGGTATTGAAGAGGACAGTCGTGCGGCGTCGTTTGTGGGCACAGCAGAGTATGTTAGTCCTGAGCTTCTTACTCATAAAAGCGCAGGCAAGGCTAGCGACCTCTGGGCTTTTGGGTGCATCATATATCAATTATTTGCCGGACGTCCACCGTTCAAAGCGGGGAGCGAGTATCTCACCTTCCAGAAGATCGTAAACCTCGAATACGACTTTCCTGCTGGATTTCCACCTCCCGCGCGCGATCTTATTGAGAGGTGTTTGGTCCTGGATCCTGCAAGAAGGCTTACAATTGAGCATATAAAGAATCATGAGTTTTTCGATGGACAGCAATTTGGGAAAGGCTTATGGCGAGCGAAGGCACCAAGACTACGACCATATATACCTCCTGCGCAGGAGCCTAATATCATCCAATTGAACGGATTCCCTTCTAGCGCCGGGAAGTCAAACAACAATAACCAAACCCCTAGACCTACGCCACAGCCACAAACTGCCACTAATGTCGGAAGCAGCCGGCCGGTGAGAATCATTACAGAGCTTCCTCCGCCTACACAACTAGACATTGAGTGGTCACCAGTGTTGACAAAGAACAATGAACGAATATTGAGGCTGGGAGATCTAATGGTGGTTTCCACCCCTCTGCCAAACAGCATTCATCGAAAAGGATCTGACGAAGGCCATAAAAAACTATCTCGTTTCTTCGGGGGTAGTACAACCAAGAAGAGGCAGcgcttggtgatggtgaccTCAAGCGGCCGTATTGTGCTTGCTCCGGCGGGAGGGGAGGAAAAGAGGGCAAAGCAAGAGCTATCACTTCTAACCTCAGATGCGACTTGGAGAACACAACTGGATGCCAAGGGGCAGCTCATATGGTGTGTTGATACG GCCGGTTACCATTACACATTTGAAGAGACCAAGCTTTCTGTGAATAGTGATGAGGAGCGACCCTCAGCGGACGAGTGGGTTGAATGCCTTGAGAAGGCAAGGGATATGGCCTTGTCTCAAGGTGCGAACCCTCCAAGCAACGATGGGCCATTCGCAGATATATCTTCTGCAGTGTCGAGTCCAGCCAGTACCTTGGGCAGTAGAGCTCAGTATCAGGAAGGCAATAGTCCTCACGATCGAAATGGACGCAATCATTTGAGCAAAAACCAACCTGGGCACGATGATTTGACGTCAAAACGGAATCGATTCAGCAAACGACACTCGCGGAACGGCTTAGGATCCGCTTTTTAG
- a CDS encoding SWI/SNF complex protein (similar to Nectria haematococca mpVI 77-13-4 XP_003048052.1): MQGQYRNYAQQVPHRSPHAASQRRGGIGPMMSSGPHPSVPLTQAQIAQQQQAQAHAHELARRRSRKPTDKNIPDGVDDCIVDQEAVQRYKALRDVERILDATTTRKRLDVSDSCSRTNSKLSKTLRIWVSNTVEDQAWQGTGLNVDTFDFTSNMEASYRVKIEGRLLDDDMLNDTNPSPDPLSGTAGEAGKPESNQHDIPNSGTSPTCRFSHFFKSLSVDFDHPRFPSGSGHNVEWKKPEAGSKTQSSSNTISATDFDELTFKRNGDENTNIMINLYRHESPERYQFSPELEDVIDMHEGTQQEAVGALWEYVRFWNLQEDEEKRNFRCDELLKKVIGRGDIGYIPMLNDYVTQHLRPLPPVRLPYTIRVDEAFHKDPQATVYDVQVLVDDSLRGALQPLINNSQYASMLKDVTLLDEQLARLVQAIAVSKAKHSFFVSLSEDPANFVKSWLSSQRRDLE; the protein is encoded by the exons ATGCAAGGTCAATATCGCAATTATGCCCAGCAAGTACCTCACCGCTCCCCTCACGCTGCTAGTCAGCGTCGCGGGGGCATAG GGCCAATGATGTCGTCTGGTCCCCATCCTTCTGTGCCATTAACTCAAGCGCAGATagcacagcagcaacaagcacAGGCTCATGCCCACGAGCTGGCAAGGCGTCGGAGCCGCAAACCAACCGACAAGAATATTCCCGATGGGGTAGACGACTGCATTGTTGACCAAGAGGCTGTTCAGAGATACAAGGCACTGAGGGACGTTGAGAGAATTCTGGACGCCACTACAACCCGTAAACGGCTCGATGTATCAGACTCATGTAGCCGAACTAACAGCAAG CTCTCCAAAACACTTCGAATTTGGGTCAGCAACACTGTTGAAGACCAAGCTTGGCAAGGTACAGGGCTCAATGTTGACACCTTCGATTTCACATCAAACATGGAGGCATCATATCGCGTCAAAATTGAAGGCCGATTGCTAGATGACGACATGCTCAATGACACAAACCCCTCTCCCGATCCTCTGTCAGGTACCGCAGGGGAAGCAGGTAAACCCGAGTCAAATCAACATGACATTCCAAATTCTGGTacttctccaacttgccgGTTCTCCCACTTCTTCAAGTCACTATCCGTCGATTTCGATCATCCTCGCTTCCCGAGTGGCTCAGGACACAACGTTGAATGGAAAAAGCCGGAAGCGGGATCCAAAACTCAGTCTAGCAGCAACACTATTTCCGCCACGGACTTCGATGAGCTTACTTTCAAAAGAAACGGCGATGAAAACACGAATATTATGATCAATTTGTACCGGCACGAATCTCCTGAGCGTTACCAATTCAGCCCTGAGCTTGAGGACGTAATTGACATGCATGAAGGGACACAACAGGAAGCGGTGGGGGCATTGTGGGAATACGTCAGGTTCTGGAATCTCcaagaggacgaggagaaaCGGAATTTTCGGTGTGATGAGCTCCTGAAAAAG GTTATCGGAAGAGGTGATATCGGATATATACCAATGTTGAATGACTATGTCACACAGCACCTTCGGCCACTACCTCCAGTTAGATTACCCTATACAATCCGCGTCGACGAAGCCTTCCATAAGGATCCTCAGGCCACAGTCTACGACGTACAGGTCCTCGTGGACGATTCTTTGCGCGGTGCGCTGCAGCCTCTTATCAATAATTCACAATATGCGTCCATGCTAAAGGATGTTACCTTGCTTGATGAGCAATTAGCTCGTTTGGTACAAGCTATTGCAGTTTCAAAGGCTAAACACTCCTTTTTTGTCTCCTTGAGTGAGGATCCAGCGAACTTCGTCAAAAGTTGGCTGAGTTCGCAGAGACGAGACCTCGAG TAA
- a CDS encoding conidiophore development protein hymA (similar to Magnaporthe oryzae 70-15 XP_003716760.1), with protein sequence MSFLFGRARSRGAADLHRQAREHVLRLEGPNSAVKAEELARVLNQMKIVLQGTQESDSSPEQIYQLVTGLIDEDLLHLLAINLYRLPFESRKDTQVIFSYVFRFRPASAAPKSDPIALSYVVCNRPQVLVELCRAYDHKESATPAGSVLRELLKNEAAAAVILYDDGDEPGSSAKGLNAIDRDRPQSGRGVFWRFFDWIDKSSFEVAADAFTTFRELLTRHKDLVPRYLSVNFDMFFEKYNSTLVQSSSYVTKRQSIKLLGEILLDRSNYSVMTAYVDRGDHLKICMNLLRDDRKMVQYEGFHVFKVFVANPHKSMAVQKILIMNREKLLTFLSHFLEDRTDDEQFIDEREFLIKQIRNMPPNPVQMQR encoded by the exons ATGTCGTTTCTGTTTGGCAGGGCACGATCTCGTGGCGCTGCTGACCTGCACAGGCAGGCACGGGAGCATGTGCTTCGTCTCGAAGGCCCCAACTCCGCAGTTAAG GCAGAAGAACTGGCACGGGTTTTGAACCAAATGAAAATCGTCCTGCAGGGAACACAAG AATCAGACAGCTCCCCAGAACAGATATATCAACTCGTCACGGGGTTGATAGACGAAGATTTGCTACATCTCCTCGCCATTAACCTCTACCGCCTGCCATTTGAATCACGAAAGGATACTCAGGTTATATTTTCATATGTGTTCAGGTTTCGACCTGCCTCTGCTGCCCCTAAAAGTGACCCCATAGCTCTCTCATACGTCGTGTGTAACCGGCCACAGGTCCTTGTTGAGTTATGTCGAGCATATGACCACAAGGAGAGCGCAACACCAGCCGGGTCGGTCCTACGAGAGCTACTAAAAAACGAGGCAGCAGCTGCAGTCATCCTCTacgatgatggggatgaaCCCGGTTCGAGTGCCAAAGGCTTGAATGCCATTGATCGTGACCGACCGCAAAGTGGAAGGGGCGTGTTCTGGAGATTTTTTGACTGGATAGACAAAAGCTCATTTGAAGTGGCAGCCGATGCATTTACTACATTCAGG GAACTACTGACCAGGCACAAGGATCTGGTCCCCCGATACCTTTCGGTAAACTTCGACATGTTTTTCGAAAAGTACAATAGCACACTCGTGCAATCCAGCAGTTATGTCACTAAGCGCCAATCTATTAAACTTCTGGGGGAGATTCTACTTGATCGGTCCAACTACAGTGTCATGACCGCCTATGTCGATCGCGGCGACCACCTCAAAATATGCATGAACTTACTTCGAGATGATCGGAAGATGGTCCAGTATGAGGGCTTTCATGTGTTTAAAGTATTTGTCGCCAATCCGCACAAGTCCATGGCCGTACAAAAAATCCTTATCATGAATCGTGAAAAGCTCCTCACGTTCCTCTCACACTTCCTAGAAGATCGGACGGATGATGAGCAGTTTATCGACGAACGCGAATTTCTGATCAAGCAAATACGCAATATGCCACCCAACCCGGTCCAAATGCAAAGATAA